One part of the Oncorhynchus clarkii lewisi isolate Uvic-CL-2024 chromosome 7, UVic_Ocla_1.0, whole genome shotgun sequence genome encodes these proteins:
- the LOC139413191 gene encoding cytochrome c1, heme protein, mitochondrial-like, translating into MAALRVVVLSGTGRALLCTPKTIKAPRVNMSFASLPRSKKVALTMFGVLTTSGAGIALMLQQSVKASDLELHPPNYPWTHSGMLSALDHGSIRRGYQVYKQVCSACHSMEYLAFRNLVGVSHTEAEVKVLAEEIEVVDGPDESGEMFTRPGKLSDYFPKPYPNPEAARAANGGALPPDLSYIVNARHGGEDYVFSLLTGYCEPPAGVEVREGLYYNPYFPGQAIGMAPPIYNEVLEFEDGTPATMSQVAKDVCTFLRWAAEPEHDQRKRMGLKLLMGSAILVPLVYYMKRHRWSVLKSRKIAYRPPK; encoded by the exons ATGGCGGCGCTACGAGTGGTCGTGCTGTCGGGGACTGGAAGAGCCCTACTATGCACGCCAAAAACGATCAAGGCCCCTCGG GTCAACATGTCGTTTGCCAGTCTACCCAGGTCAAAGAAGGTGGCCCTGACAATGTTTGGTGTGTTGACAACTAGTGGGGCCGGGATTGCGCTGATGCTACAGCAGTCTGTTAAGGCCTCAGACCTGGAGCTCCACCCCCCCAACTACCCCTGGACCCACAGCGGCATGTTGTCAGCCCTTGACCACGGCAG CATCCGTCGTGGATATCAGGTGTACAAGCAAGTGTGTTCAGCGTGTCACAGCATGGAGTACCTGGCCTTCCGTAACTTGGTTGGAGTGTCGCACACAGAGGCCGAAGTTAAGGTTCTGGCTGAGGAG ATTGAGGTGGTGGATGGCCCTGACGAGTCGGGAGAGATGTTTACCCGTCCAGGAAAGCTCTCCGACTACTTCCCCAAGCCATACCCCAACCCAGAGGCTGCCCGTGCGGCCAACGGCGGAGCCTTGCCACCAGATCTCAGCTACATCGTCAATGCCAG ACATGGAGGTGAAGACTATGTATTCTCCCTGCTGACGGGTTACTGTGAGCCCCCTGCTGGAGTGGAGGTGAGAGAGGGCCTCTACTACAACCCCTACTTTCCAGGCCAGGCCATCGGCATGGCTCCCCCTATCTACAATGAGGTCCTGGAATTCGAGGACG GAACCCCAGCCACCATGAGCCAGGTGGCCAAGGATGTGTGCACCTTCCTCCGGTGGGCAGCCGAGCCTGAGCACGACCAGCGCAAACGCATGGGCCTGAAG CTGCTCATGGGTTCTGCCATCTTGGTCCCTCTGGTCTATTACATGAAGAGGCACAGGTGGTCTGTGCTGAAGAGCAGGAAGATTGCTTACAGGCCCCCCAAGTAA